The Herbiconiux sp. A18JL235 region GACGAGCCTCCGCCTCGGCCTCGGCCCCGAGCGCAACCTGCTCGCGGCGACCCCGGAGCACACCCGCCAGGTCATCCTCGACTTCCCGGTGATCGACAACGACGAGCTCGCGAAGATCCAGCACATCGACCCGCGCTCGGGCAGCAGGCTCACCACCACCATCCGCGGCCTCTACCGGGTCGACGAGGGTGAGAAGGCGATGCAGAACCGCATCGCCGCGATGTGCGCCGAAGCCGACGAGGCGATCGAGAACGGTGCGGAGTTCATCGTGCTCTCCGACCGCGACTCGAACCGCGAGTTCGCGCCCGTGCCGTCGCTGCTCATGCTGGCCGGCGTGCACCACCACCTCATCCGCAAGCAGACCCGCATGAAGGTGGGCCTGATCGTCGAGGCCGGCGACGTGCGCGAGGTGCACCACGTGGCGCTCCTCATCGGCTACGGCGCCTCGGCGATCAACCCCTACCTCGCCATGGAGTCGGTCGAGAACCTCGTTCGCGCGGGAGTGCTCACCGGCGTCACGCCCGAGAAGGCCGTGAAGAACGTCATCAAGGCGCTCGGCAAGGGCGTGCTCAAGATCATGTCGAAGATGGGCATCTCCACCGTGTCGTCGTACGCGGGCGCCCAGACCTTCGAGGCGGTCGGACTCGCTCCCGAGTTCGTCGACGAGTACTTCACCGGCACCTCCTCGAAGCTCGGCGGCGTCGGCATCGACGTCATCGCCGCGGAGAGCGCCGCGCGCCACGCCGCAGCCTTCCCCGAGGATGCAGCGGTCACCGCCCACGAACCGCTCGCGGTCGGCGGCGAGTACCAGTGGCGCCGCGAGGGCCCGCCGCACCTGTTCAACCCCGACACGGTGTTCCGCCTGCAGCACGCCACGCGCGCCCGCCGGTACGACATCTTCCGTGAGTACACCAAGCTCGTCGACGACCAGGCGGAGCACCTGCTCACCCTGCGCGGCCTGTTCAAGCTGCGCGGCGGCGTGCGCGAGGCCGTGCCGATCGACGAGGTCGAGCCGATCGAGTCGATCGTGAAGCGCTTCTCCACGGGCGCGATGAGCTACGGCTCCATCTCGAAAGAGGCTCACGAGACCCTCGCCATCGCGATGAACCGCCTCGGCGGCAAGTCGAACACCGGCGAGGGCGGCGAAGACGTCGACCGCCTGCTCGACCCCGAGCGCCGCAGCGCGATCAAGCAGGTCGCCTCGGGCCGGTTCGGCGTGACGAGCATGTACCTCACGCACGCCACCGACATCCAGATCAAGATGGCGCAGGGCGCGAAGCCCGGCGAGGGCGGCCAGCTGCCGCCCACCAAGGTGTACCCGTGGGTGGCGCGCACGCGTCACGCCACCGCGGGCGTCGGGCTCATCTCGCCGCCGCCGCACCACGACATCTACTCCATCGAAGACCTCAAGCAGCTCATCTTCGACGTCAAGCGCGCCAACCCCGAGGCCCGTGTGCACGTCAAGCTGGTGAGCCAGAACGGCATCGGCGCGGTCGCCGCGGGCGTCACCAAGGCCCTGGCCGACGTCGTGCTCGTCTCGGGCCACGACGGCGGCACCGGCGCGAGCCCGCTCAACTCGCTGAAGCACGCGGGAACGCCCTGGGAGATCGGCCTCGCCGAGACCCAGCAGACCCTCATGCTGAACGGGATGCGCGACCGCGTGGTCGTGCAGGTCGACGGTCAGATGAAGACCGGTCGCGACGTCATCGTGGGCGCGCTGCTCGGTGCCGAGGAGTTCGGCTTCGCCACCGCGCCGCTCGTCGTGGAGGGCTGTGTCATGATGCGCGTCTGCCACCTCGACACCTGCCCGGTGGGCGTCGCGACGCAGAACCCCGAATTGCGCGCCCGGTTCTCGGGCAAGCCCGAGTTCGTGGTGAACTTCTTCGAGTTCCTGGCCCAGGAGGTGCGGGAGTACCTCGCCGAGCTCGGCTTCCGCTCGCTCGAGGAGGCCATCGGCCACAACGAGCTGCTCGACGTGAACGCGGCCATCGAGCACTACAAGACCGAGGGCCTCGACCTCAGCCCCGTCCTCGTCGGCCCGCACTTCGAGCCCGACGAGCCGCGCTCGAACCACCGTCAGCAGGAGCACGAGCTCGAGAAGCACTTCGACGTGCGCCTCATCCACGAGGCGGGCGCCGCACTCGACCACGCCGAGCCGGTGGCCATCACGCTCCCCATCCGCAACACCGAGCGCGCCGTCGGCACCATGCTCGGCCACGAGGTGACGAAGCGCCACGGCGAGCACGGGCTTCCCGACGGCACCATCCAGGTGACGCTGCTCGGCTCCGCCGGCCAGTCGCTCGGCGCGTTCCTGCCCTCCGGCATCACGCTGCGCCTCGAGGGCGACTCGAACGACTACGTCGGCAAGGGTCTCTCCGGCGGCCAGATCGTGCTGCGGCCCGACCGCAACTCGATCTTCCCCGCCGAGCGCAACGTCATCGCCGGCAACGTCATCGGCTACGGCGCCACCCGGGGCAGCCTTTTCCTCCGTGGCATCGTGGGGGAGCGGTTCCTGGTGCGCAACTCCGGCGCCACCGCGGTGGTCGAGGGCGTGGGCGACCACGCGCTCGAGTACATGACCGGCGGTCTCGCGCTCATCCTGGGTTCCACCGGCCGCAACCTCGGCGCCGGCATGTCGGGCGGCACCGCCTACATCCACGAGCTCAACCCCGAGCGCGTGAACGCCGACTCGCTCGCCTCGGGCGAGCTGCAGCTGCTGCCCCTCGGCAGCGCCGACGTCGAGATCGTGCGCGACCTCCTCGAACGGCACGTCGCCGAGACCGGGTCGCCGCTGGCGGCACGGATGCTCGCCGACTTCGACGAGACGGTCTCCCGGTTCACGAAGGTTCTGCCCCGCGACTACGCGGCCGTCCTGGCGACCCGCCAGGAAGCCGTCGAAGAAGGACTCGACCCTGACGGCGACGTCGTCTGGGGACGCATTTTGGAGGTGACAGGTGGCTGATCCCAAGGGCTTCCTGAAGACGCAGGAGCGCGAGCTCCCCGCCCGCCGGCCGGTCTCGCTCCGGCTCATGGACTGGAAAGAGGTCTACGAGCAGGGCGACATGGCCACCGTGCGGCGGCAGGCCGGGCGCTGCATGGACTGCGGCATCCCGTTCTGCCACCACGGCTGCCCGCTCGGCAACCTCATCCCCGAGTGGAACGACCTCACCTGGCGCGACGAGGGCCGACAGGCCATCGAGCGGCTGCACGCGACGAACAACTTCCCGGAGTTCACCGGGCGGCTCTGCCCCGCCCCGTGCGAGGCGTCGTGCGTGCTCGGCATCAACCAGCCCGCGGTCACCATCAAGCAGGTGGAGCAGTCGATCATCGACCAGGCGTTCGCGAACGGCTGGGTGCAGCCGCACCCGCCGGAGCGCCTCACCGGCAAGACCGTCGCCGTCGTCGGCTCCGGCCCCGCCGGGCTCGCCGCAGCCCAGCAGCTCACCCGCGCCGGCCACACCGTCGCGGTGTACGAGCGCGACGACCGCATCGGCGGCCTGCTGCGCTACGGCATCCCCGACTTCAAGATGGAGAAGAAGCACCTCGAGGCCCGTCTCACGCAGATGATGGCCGAGGGCACCCGCTTCCGCGCCGGCATCGAGATCGGCGTCGACATCGCCTGGGACGAGCTGCGTGCACGCTACGACGCCGTCATCGTCTGCACCGGCGCGACCGTGCCGCGCGACCTGCCCATCCCGGGCCGCGACCTCGACGGCGTGCACTTCGCCATGGAGTACCTCGTTCAGCAGAACAAGGTCGGCGCGGGTGACGACCTGCTCGGCCAGATCGACGCCGAGGGCAAGCACGTCGTGGTGCTGGGCGGTGGCGACACCGGTGCCGACTGCATCGGCACCGCACACCGTCAGGGTGCTCTCTCGGTGACCAACCTCGCCATCGGCAAGCAGCCGCCGGCAGAACGGCCCGAGACACAGCCCTGGCCGATGTTCCCCAATCTGTTCGAGGTCGCGAGTGCGCACGAGGAGGGCGGCGAGCGCAAGTTCCTCGCCTCCACCGTGGAGTTCCTCTCGAACGAGTCGGGCGAGGTGCGCGCCATCCGCGTCGCCGAGACCGAGTACCTCGACGGGCGCCGGGTTCCGAAGGCCGGTACCGAGTACGAGATCCCCGCCGACCTGGTGCTGCTCGCACTCGGGTTCACCGGCGCGGAGTCGGAGCAGCTCGACGGCCAGCTCGGCACCCGCTTCGAGCGGGGCGCCATCGAGCGCGACGGCGACTACCAGAGCACCGTGCCGGGTGTCTTCGTCGCCGGCGACGCCGGTCGCGGCCAGTCGCTCATCGTCTGGGCGATCGCCGAGGGCCGCGCAGCGGCATCCGCCGTCGACCGCTACCTCGAGGGTTCGACCGAGCTGCCGTTCCCGGTGAAGCCCACCGACCGCGCCATCTCGGTCTGATAGCCTCGCCCCCGACCACACCTCCTACAGCCTCCACCCACCACCACATATGCGCCCCGGCGCAGAACTCGGAGCAGTAACCACTGATGAGACGCGCGAAGATCGTCGCAACACTCGGGCCGGCAACGTCGACCTATGACACCATCAGAGCCATCATCGATGCCGGCGTCGACGTCGCTCGCATGAACCTCAGCCACGGCAGCTACGACGTGCACGAGGCCGTCTACAAGAACGTGCGCCAGGCCGCCGACGACTCCGGACGGGCCGTCGCCGTGCTGGTCGACCTGCAGGGCCCGAAGATCCGCCTCGGCAAGTTCGAGAACGGCCCCTACGACCTCGCCGAGGGTGACATCTTCAAGATCACCATCGACGACATCATCGGCAACAAGGAGATCTCCTCCACCACGTTCAAGGGCCTGCCCGACGACGTGAAGCCGGGCGACCCGCTCCTCATCGACGACGGCAAGGTCGCGCTGCGCGTGCTCGAGACCGACGGCACCGTCGTCACCACGGTCGTCGAGGTTCCCGGCGCGGTCTCGAACAACAAGGGCATCAACCTGCCCGGCGTCGCCGTGAACGTGCCCGCCATGAGCGAGAAGGACGTCGCCGACCTCCGCTGGGGCCTCAACCTCGGTGCCGACTACATCGCGCTGTCGTTCGTGCGCGACGCCGCCGACGTGGTCGACGTGCACCGCATCATGGACGAGGAGGGGCGCCGCGTTCCGGTCATCGCGAAGATCGAGAAGCCGCAGGCGGTCGACAACCTCGAGGAGATCATCGACGCCTTCGACGGCATCATGGTCGCCCGTGGCGACCTCGGGGTGGAGCTCCCGCTCGAGGCCGTGCCGATCGTGCAGAAGCGCGCCGTCGAGCTCTCGCGCCGCATGGCCAAGCCCGTCATCGTCGCCACGCAGGTGCTCGAGTCGATGATCTCCTCGCCCCGACCCACCCGCGCCGAGGCGTCCGACTGCGCCAACGCGGTGCTCGACGGCGCCGACGCGGTGATGCTCTCCGGCGAGACCAGCGTGGGAGAGTTCCCCGTCATCACCGTGCAGACCATGGCCCGCATCATCGAGTCGACCGAGGAGCACGGCCTCGAGCGCATCCCCGAGCTCGGCACGAAGCCCCGCACCCAGGGCGGCGCGGTCACGCTCGCCGCCGCCGAGGTGGGCGACTTCGTCGGCGCGAAGTTCCTCTGCGTGTTCACCGAGTCGGGCGACTCGGTGCGCCGCATGACGCGCCTGCGCAGCACCATCCCCATCCTCGGCTTCACGCCGCTGCCCGGCATCCGCAACCGCATGTCGCTCAGCTGGGGCGTGCAGTCCTACCTGGTGCCCCGCGTCAAGCACACCGACGAGCTCATGGTGCAGGTCGACGACGTGCTGCTCGGCCTCGGCCGCGCCCAGCTCGGCGACAAGGTCATCGTCATCTCCGGCTCCCCTCCCGGGGTCGCCGGCACCACGAACGACATGCGGGTGCACGTCATCGGCTCGGCGCACAACCCGCTGAAGCCGGAGACGTTCGACACCTGATCGGGCTGAGCCGCCGTCCCGGCCCGATGCTCAGGTTTCGGCCAGGATTCGATCAAGACTTGATCGGGTCCTGGCCGATCGCCGTTTCCGGGCGGAAGCGCGCTGCTAGATTTCGGATGCGCCTCGACCGCGAGGCACTGCGACCCGAAGGAAGAACACCACAATGCAGCGCACCAGCCTCGTCCTCCGCACCGTCGGTGCGACCGCCGTCGTCGCCACCGCGCTCGCGCTCTCCGGCTGCTCGACCATCATGCCGCTGTTCGGCATCCAGCCCACGCCCGCCGTGCAGGGCGTCGGAGCCGATGCTTCGACCGGCACCACCGGAAGCCAGGCGACCGCCACCGACCTCCAGTTCGCGTCCGTGTTCACCGACATGGGTTCGGTGCACCCGACGGTCGACATCACCGACCAGTTGCAGCTGAAGATCGACGTCTGGACGGAGCAGAAGACCCACGACTGGACCCCGCTCGCCGACAAGCGCTTCTCCTTCGTCATCGGCGCCTATGACAACCGCGTCCCCGCCGAGGCCACCTTCGACCAGAAGCGCCGGGTGTACATGTCGAACATCACGGTCACGGCTCAGACGACCACCGCATCCGGTGCCGTGCAGACCCCGTACACACTGAACACCGACCCTCTGAAGGTGACGCTCGACCCCGAGGCGCTCCGCTCCGAGCAGGGACTCGGGCTTCTCATCACCTCGCCGAAGGGCGGGTTCCAGCTCGAGTCGCAGCAGATCGGGGTGCTCGCCGACGACACCCAGGGCGTGATGCTCGACTTCGCCCTGCAGCTGTCGTACGAGAACTCGCCCGGGTCGAACACCTACACGACGCAGATCGTGCACCAGTACGTGCCCATCGCGATCTTCTCGGAGGTGCCGACGACGCCCACGCCGGCGCCGACCCCCACCGTCACGCCGACGCCGATCGGCTGAGCCCTCCTGTGGGCGCCCTCAGCCGCATCCGCTCGATCGGTACCGGTGGTGGGACTCGAACCCACACGCCCTCTCGGACAGCGCATTTTGAGTGCGCCGCGTCTGCCATTCCGCCACACCGGCCTGCTACGAGCGAGGTCAAGAATACCGTAGGGTTGAATCGTGACTGACCAAGAACCAACGACAGCAGTGCCCCGCCGCGTAGTGGTGGCCGAAGACGAATCGCTGATCCGCCTCGACATCGTCGAGATCCTGCGCGACAACGGGTTCGAGGTCGTCGGCGAGGCAGGAGACGGCGAGACCGCCGTGGCCCTCGCCACGGAGCTGCGTCCCGACCTGGTCATCATGGATGTGAAGATGCCCCAGCTCGACGGCATCTCGGCGGCCGAGCGGCTGTCGAAAGACCACATCGCCCCCGTCGTGCTGCTCACCGCCTTCAGTCAGAAGGAGCTCGTCGAGCGCGCCACCGAGGCCGGCGCGCTCGCCTACGTGGTGAAGCCGTTCACGCCGAACGACCTGCTGCCCGCCATCGAGATCGCCCTCTCGCGCTACGCCCAGATCATCACGCTCGAGGCCGAGGTCGCCGACCTGGTGGAGCGCTTCGAGACCCGCAAGCTCGTCGACCGAGCGAAGGGCCTGCTCAACGAGAAGATGGGGCTCACCGAGCCCGAGGCGTTCCGCTGGATCCAGAAGGCGTCGATGGATCGCCGGCTCACCATGCACGACGTGGCGCAGGCCATCATCGAGCAGCTGTCGCCGAAGAAGTAGGTGTGGGCCCGGTCGACGGGCTCTACTTCGACTCGAAGGTCTGGTTCGGCCGTCGGTCTTTGATGATGTTCGTGATGCGGATCGTCGAGAGCCGGCGGCCGTTCTCGTCGTCGACCTCGATCTGATGCGTGGCGAGGCTCTTGCCCAGGTGGATCGACGTGCAGGTGCCGATCACCCAGCCGCTGGTCGCCGAACCCGAGTGGCTCGCGTTGATCTCGATGCCCATGGCCACCTTGGTGGGGCCGGCGTGGAGATTCGCCGCCGTCGACCCGAGGCTCTCGGCGAGCACCACATACGCGCCGCCGTGCACCAGCCCGAGTGGCTGTGTGTTGCCCTCGACAGGCATGCGCGCGACGGAGCGCTCGGCGCTGAGCTCGAGGAACTCGATGCCCATGCGCTCGGCGAGAGCGCCGATGCCGCGGTAGCCGAAGACCTCCATCACGTCGATCGGAAGGGCTTCGGCGGCGGATGCGGGGGGCTCGGTCTGCTGCGTCATCGGTGCGTGATCCTGTCTGATTTGGCTGTCGGAGGCCGTGTGTAGGCTTGCCGTGTGCCGGACAAAGATCAGCCTACCCTCCTCGTCATCGACGGTCATTCGCTCGCGTTCCGGGCGTTCTACGCCCTTCCGGTCGACAGTTTCTCCACCCGCGACGGGCAGCACACGAATGCCATCCACGGCTTCCTGGCGATGCTCATCAACCTGCTGAAGGCCGAGAAGCCCACCCACCTCGCCGTCGCCTTCGACGTCTCCCGCTTCTCCTTCCGCACCCGCGAGTACGCCGAGTACAAGGGCACCCGTGGCGAGACGCCGCCCGAGTTCATCGGTCAGGTGCCGCTGCTGCAGGAGTGCCTGCACGCCCTCGGCATCGTCACCATCGAGAAAGAAGACTTCGAGGCCGACGACATCCTCGCCACCCTCGCCACGCAGGGTCGCGAGGCCGGCTACCGCGTGCTCGTCGTCTCGGGCGACCGCGACACCATCCAGCTCGTCAACGACGACGTCACCCTGCTCTACCCCTCCCGTCAGGGCGTCTCCGACCTCACCCGCTACGACGAGGCGAAGGTGCTCGACCGCTACGGCATCCGCCCCGAGCAGTACCCCGACATCGCGGCCCTCGTCGGCGAGACCAGCGACAACCTCCCCGGTGTACCGAAGGTCGGCGAGAAGACGGCGGTGAAGTGGTTGAACCAGTACGGTTCGCTCGACGCCATCCTCGAGCACCGCGACGAGATCGGCGGCGTGGTCGGCAACAACCTCCGCGAGCACGTCGACAACGTGGTGCGCAACCGCAAGCTCAACCGTCTGCTCACCGACGTCGAGCTGCCCGTCGGGCCCGACGACCTTGAGCGGCGCCCGGCCGACGAACAGCTGGTGCGCGAGGTCTTCGCGCGGCTGGAGTTCCGCACGTTGCTCGACCGTGTGCTGAAGCTCGAGGGCTTCACCGGCGATTCCGAGGTGGGGGTCGCCGCGGCGACCGCGGCGGCTGCCGCCGCCGAGAACGCACCGACGCCGGTGACGCTGCTCGACGAGGAGCTCACCGGGTGGCTGGGGCGGCACTCGGCTCCTGCGGGCAGCCCGGTCTCCGAGGCCGTCGCCGTGCACATCGAGACCATCGACGGCTTCCCCGTGGGCTTCGGCCTCGGCACGAGGAGCGAGACGGTCTTCCTGCCCTGGATTCCGAACAGCCCCGACTACGCGCCGCTCGGGGCCTGGCTCGCGGGGCCGAGCCCGAAGATCCTGTTCGACGCCAAGAAGCAGATCAAGGCTCTGCGTGCCGCCGGTCTCGAGGTGGGCGGCCTCGCCTTCGACCCGGTCATCGCCGCCTGGCTGCTGAAGCCCGACTCGAGCGCCGACCGTTCGCTCGCGCAGCTGGTCGACCGGCACCTGCTCGAGACGCTGCCCACGCCCGACCCGAATCAGCTGGTGCCCGAGAACGACTCGGCGTTCGGCCCCGCCGAGGAGGCGTGGTACGTCTGGCGGGTGGCGCAGTCGCTCTCCGGCGTGCTCGACGAGCGCACCCTGCGGGTGCTCACCGAGATCGAGTTGCCCGTGCTGCTCGTGCTGGCCGAGATGGAGCTCACGGGCGTCACGGTGAGCCACGCCGAGCTTTCGGCGCTGTCGACCGAGCTCGGCGAGACCGCGGCGTCGATCGCCACCGAGGCCTTCGGCATCATCGGCCGCGAGGTCAACCTCGGCTCGCCGAAGCAGCTGCAGGAGGTGCTGTTCGACCAGCTCGACATGCCGAAGACGAGGGCCACGAAGACGGGCTACTCCACCGACGCCGGGGCCCTGGCCGACTTGCAGGCGACGAACCCGCATCCGTTCCTCGGGCTGCTGCTGGCGCACCGCGACGCCACGAAGCTCCGGCAGATCATCGAGAGCGTCGACAAGGCCATCGCCCCCGACAAGCGGGTGCATACTACCTACGTGCAGACCGGCTCGTCGACCGGCCGCATCTCGTCGACCGACCCGAACCTTCAGAACATCCCGGTGCGCACCGAGGAGAGCCGGCGCATCCGTCAGGCGTTCCAGGTGGGCGAGGGCTACGAGACGCTGCTCACCGCCGACTACTCACAGATCGAGATGCGCATCATGGCGCACCTCTCGGGCGACCAGGGGCTCATCGACGCCTTCCACTCCGGC contains the following coding sequences:
- a CDS encoding PaaI family thioesterase — protein: MEVFGYRGIGALAERMGIEFLELSAERSVARMPVEGNTQPLGLVHGGAYVVLAESLGSTAANLHAGPTKVAMGIEINASHSGSATSGWVIGTCTSIHLGKSLATHQIEVDDENGRRLSTIRITNIIKDRRPNQTFESK
- a CDS encoding glutamate synthase subunit beta encodes the protein MADPKGFLKTQERELPARRPVSLRLMDWKEVYEQGDMATVRRQAGRCMDCGIPFCHHGCPLGNLIPEWNDLTWRDEGRQAIERLHATNNFPEFTGRLCPAPCEASCVLGINQPAVTIKQVEQSIIDQAFANGWVQPHPPERLTGKTVAVVGSGPAGLAAAQQLTRAGHTVAVYERDDRIGGLLRYGIPDFKMEKKHLEARLTQMMAEGTRFRAGIEIGVDIAWDELRARYDAVIVCTGATVPRDLPIPGRDLDGVHFAMEYLVQQNKVGAGDDLLGQIDAEGKHVVVLGGGDTGADCIGTAHRQGALSVTNLAIGKQPPAERPETQPWPMFPNLFEVASAHEEGGERKFLASTVEFLSNESGEVRAIRVAETEYLDGRRVPKAGTEYEIPADLVLLALGFTGAESEQLDGQLGTRFERGAIERDGDYQSTVPGVFVAGDAGRGQSLIVWAIAEGRAAASAVDRYLEGSTELPFPVKPTDRAISV
- the gltB gene encoding glutamate synthase large subunit → MAEQPTPNSPSFSFSTLPAAQGLYDPRTEKDACGLAMVATLRGTAGHDIIDTALGALRNLEHRGAIGSDAGTGDGAGILTQIPDAFLRAVAPVELPPVGRYAVGNAFLPLDAAEREAVQQRIHDLAVEEDLTVLGWREVPVRPDELGRLARDAMPAIWQLYVQSTRTTESGATLSGLALDRQAFRLRKRAELQHEVYFMSLSCRTITYKGMVTTLQLEPFYPDLSDERFASKLALVHSRYSTNTFPSWPLAQPLRMMAHNGEINTVQGNRNWMRARQSQLESELLGDLSPLYPIVTPGLSDSGSFDEVVELLTLAGRSLPHAIMMMVPEAWENQSDFEEARRAFYEYHSMLMEPWDGPAALIFTDGTLVGATLDRNGLRPGRYLITDDGLVVLASEIGVSPDIDPSKVVRKGRLRPGKMFLVDTAAGRLIEDDEIKAELASAEPYAAWLDEGRINLRDLPEREHIVHTPASVTRRQKTFGYTEEEIRILLTPMAKNAAEPLGAMGSDTPIAVLSERPRLLFDYFTQQFAQVTNPPLDSIREEVVTSLRLGLGPERNLLAATPEHTRQVILDFPVIDNDELAKIQHIDPRSGSRLTTTIRGLYRVDEGEKAMQNRIAAMCAEADEAIENGAEFIVLSDRDSNREFAPVPSLLMLAGVHHHLIRKQTRMKVGLIVEAGDVREVHHVALLIGYGASAINPYLAMESVENLVRAGVLTGVTPEKAVKNVIKALGKGVLKIMSKMGISTVSSYAGAQTFEAVGLAPEFVDEYFTGTSSKLGGVGIDVIAAESAARHAAAFPEDAAVTAHEPLAVGGEYQWRREGPPHLFNPDTVFRLQHATRARRYDIFREYTKLVDDQAEHLLTLRGLFKLRGGVREAVPIDEVEPIESIVKRFSTGAMSYGSISKEAHETLAIAMNRLGGKSNTGEGGEDVDRLLDPERRSAIKQVASGRFGVTSMYLTHATDIQIKMAQGAKPGEGGQLPPTKVYPWVARTRHATAGVGLISPPPHHDIYSIEDLKQLIFDVKRANPEARVHVKLVSQNGIGAVAAGVTKALADVVLVSGHDGGTGASPLNSLKHAGTPWEIGLAETQQTLMLNGMRDRVVVQVDGQMKTGRDVIVGALLGAEEFGFATAPLVVEGCVMMRVCHLDTCPVGVATQNPELRARFSGKPEFVVNFFEFLAQEVREYLAELGFRSLEEAIGHNELLDVNAAIEHYKTEGLDLSPVLVGPHFEPDEPRSNHRQQEHELEKHFDVRLIHEAGAALDHAEPVAITLPIRNTERAVGTMLGHEVTKRHGEHGLPDGTIQVTLLGSAGQSLGAFLPSGITLRLEGDSNDYVGKGLSGGQIVLRPDRNSIFPAERNVIAGNVIGYGATRGSLFLRGIVGERFLVRNSGATAVVEGVGDHALEYMTGGLALILGSTGRNLGAGMSGGTAYIHELNPERVNADSLASGELQLLPLGSADVEIVRDLLERHVAETGSPLAARMLADFDETVSRFTKVLPRDYAAVLATRQEAVEEGLDPDGDVVWGRILEVTGG
- the polA gene encoding DNA polymerase I; its protein translation is MPDKDQPTLLVIDGHSLAFRAFYALPVDSFSTRDGQHTNAIHGFLAMLINLLKAEKPTHLAVAFDVSRFSFRTREYAEYKGTRGETPPEFIGQVPLLQECLHALGIVTIEKEDFEADDILATLATQGREAGYRVLVVSGDRDTIQLVNDDVTLLYPSRQGVSDLTRYDEAKVLDRYGIRPEQYPDIAALVGETSDNLPGVPKVGEKTAVKWLNQYGSLDAILEHRDEIGGVVGNNLREHVDNVVRNRKLNRLLTDVELPVGPDDLERRPADEQLVREVFARLEFRTLLDRVLKLEGFTGDSEVGVAAATAAAAAAENAPTPVTLLDEELTGWLGRHSAPAGSPVSEAVAVHIETIDGFPVGFGLGTRSETVFLPWIPNSPDYAPLGAWLAGPSPKILFDAKKQIKALRAAGLEVGGLAFDPVIAAWLLKPDSSADRSLAQLVDRHLLETLPTPDPNQLVPENDSAFGPAEEAWYVWRVAQSLSGVLDERTLRVLTEIELPVLLVLAEMELTGVTVSHAELSALSTELGETAASIATEAFGIIGREVNLGSPKQLQEVLFDQLDMPKTRATKTGYSTDAGALADLQATNPHPFLGLLLAHRDATKLRQIIESVDKAIAPDKRVHTTYVQTGSSTGRISSTDPNLQNIPVRTEESRRIRQAFQVGEGYETLLTADYSQIEMRIMAHLSGDQGLIDAFHSGEDLHRFVGARIFAVDPADVTPVMRTKVKAMSYGLAYGLSAFGLSKQLRIETAEAKQLMSEYFERFGGVRDYLRNVVVQAKVDGYTETIFGRRRPFANLNSANRVLRDNDERAALNAPIQGTAADIIKIAMIGIAADLRDRELQSKMLLQVHDELVFDVAPGEWDSLAEVVTTRMGGAASLSVPLEVQVGHGPNWDAAAH
- a CDS encoding ANTAR domain-containing response regulator, whose product is MTDQEPTTAVPRRVVVAEDESLIRLDIVEILRDNGFEVVGEAGDGETAVALATELRPDLVIMDVKMPQLDGISAAERLSKDHIAPVVLLTAFSQKELVERATEAGALAYVVKPFTPNDLLPAIEIALSRYAQIITLEAEVADLVERFETRKLVDRAKGLLNEKMGLTEPEAFRWIQKASMDRRLTMHDVAQAIIEQLSPKK
- the pyk gene encoding pyruvate kinase — its product is MRRAKIVATLGPATSTYDTIRAIIDAGVDVARMNLSHGSYDVHEAVYKNVRQAADDSGRAVAVLVDLQGPKIRLGKFENGPYDLAEGDIFKITIDDIIGNKEISSTTFKGLPDDVKPGDPLLIDDGKVALRVLETDGTVVTTVVEVPGAVSNNKGINLPGVAVNVPAMSEKDVADLRWGLNLGADYIALSFVRDAADVVDVHRIMDEEGRRVPVIAKIEKPQAVDNLEEIIDAFDGIMVARGDLGVELPLEAVPIVQKRAVELSRRMAKPVIVATQVLESMISSPRPTRAEASDCANAVLDGADAVMLSGETSVGEFPVITVQTMARIIESTEEHGLERIPELGTKPRTQGGAVTLAAAEVGDFVGAKFLCVFTESGDSVRRMTRLRSTIPILGFTPLPGIRNRMSLSWGVQSYLVPRVKHTDELMVQVDDVLLGLGRAQLGDKVIVISGSPPGVAGTTNDMRVHVIGSAHNPLKPETFDT